One window of Bacteroidota bacterium genomic DNA carries:
- a CDS encoding T9SS type A sorting domain-containing protein has protein sequence MTCPYDSTNFDGFLEWEGFQTTDSSYWGTRDTHCFGIAALPNAGLSIDQGSINPIYPFYVSSVLDSSNKVALDSNGLYKLSFNIYANNGMINMLQGNNCPDGICNGVQIGIEIPDSAGTGHEIRWYSGAGSIFGNSMYVEFCFATELFPQGNFIRHAYIKMSPDGPSVGVELYAYNILIEDMTQNTEKIRRIDAGWNGTNYSAYLYPFSGACFCSNKMMMYNDTVHPGPNHQSFVEVFPSPNVATQETIDVTIDPFSTLIYQPYTQMRGGLVLGDTIRHIVNLVNNGGNICTYPFIDLVFQNGDGYRHTNGEVKMEGKMACMQFGKGSALTVTAGSHFVYGRPGHGMLAIRSNGKIVLEPRAEMVMHNIFSIGEYRDEIGPGKFSLHLKPGSKFTFGPDAMLTNENSRFRESTMLDVYMEGGTLDDSNLSTEERALIRRIYPSPSAEFADNLQILGNPFSETLELTLTTAGAMPITVDLMGMNGQLLQHHELEATLGANYFQLKTNALPAGTYLLRATTPYASCTKRVLKAD, from the coding sequence ATGACCTGCCCCTATGACAGCACCAACTTTGACGGTTTTCTTGAATGGGAGGGTTTTCAAACGACCGACAGCAGCTACTGGGGAACCCGCGATACCCACTGTTTCGGCATCGCCGCACTTCCGAATGCAGGGCTAAGCATCGATCAAGGGAGTATCAATCCGATTTATCCCTTCTATGTTTCAAGTGTCCTTGACAGCTCCAACAAGGTCGCCTTGGACAGCAATGGCCTCTACAAATTGAGCTTCAACATTTACGCCAACAATGGGATGATCAATATGCTGCAAGGCAACAATTGTCCCGACGGAATTTGCAACGGCGTGCAAATCGGCATTGAAATTCCTGACAGCGCTGGCACGGGCCATGAAATTCGGTGGTATTCTGGGGCGGGCTCAATTTTCGGCAATTCGATGTACGTTGAATTTTGTTTCGCTACCGAACTGTTTCCACAAGGGAACTTCATCCGGCATGCTTACATCAAAATGAGTCCCGATGGCCCAAGTGTGGGTGTGGAATTGTATGCTTATAACATCTTGATTGAGGATATGACGCAGAATACCGAGAAGATCCGCAGGATCGACGCGGGGTGGAATGGGACCAATTATTCGGCCTACTTGTATCCATTTTCTGGAGCTTGCTTTTGCAGCAACAAGATGATGATGTACAACGACACGGTGCATCCCGGCCCCAACCATCAGAGTTTTGTGGAGGTTTTTCCTTCGCCCAATGTTGCCACGCAAGAAACGATTGACGTCACGATTGATCCGTTTTCCACGTTGATTTACCAGCCCTACACGCAGATGCGAGGTGGCTTGGTGTTGGGAGACACCATTCGGCATATCGTGAACCTCGTCAACAATGGCGGGAACATTTGTACATATCCGTTCATCGACCTCGTCTTTCAAAACGGAGACGGTTACCGGCATACGAATGGCGAAGTGAAAATGGAAGGCAAAATGGCCTGCATGCAATTTGGAAAAGGAAGTGCCTTGACGGTGACGGCAGGAAGCCATTTCGTCTACGGTCGGCCGGGCCATGGAATGCTCGCAATTCGATCCAATGGCAAAATTGTCTTAGAGCCACGTGCAGAAATGGTGATGCACAACATTTTTTCGATCGGTGAATACCGTGACGAAATAGGTCCGGGAAAATTTTCCTTGCACTTGAAGCCGGGAAGCAAGTTTACTTTCGGGCCGGATGCGATGTTGACGAATGAAAACAGCAGATTCCGGGAAAGCACGATGCTTGACGTGTACATGGAAGGCGGTACGCTCGACGATTCCAATCTTTCAACCGAAGAACGGGCGCTCATTCGCAGAATCTACCCAAGTCCCAGTGCTGAATTTGCCGACAACCTTCAGATTCTGGGCAACCCCTTCTCTGAAACCCTCGAACTCACGCTCACCACGGCAGGAGCAATGCCCATCACCGTCGATTTGATGGGGATGAATGGGCAATTGCTACAACACCATGAACTTGAAGCCACCCTCGGGGCGAACTATTTTCAGCTCAAAACGAATGCATTGCCGGCCGGCACTTACCTGCTGCGCGCCACGACGCCGTATGCAAGCTGCACCAAAAGGGTTCTGAAGGCGGATTGA
- a CDS encoding rhomboid family intramembrane serine protease has translation MDHREDQKRILQSLAYSAVLLVLMWLVHGLIYILEIDKSSLANIPGHVRGLLGVLTSPWVHDDIAHLVGNSGPLFFFFAANLYYYPSSAWKAMVGIWLLTGIWVWIAAPTAAIIGASGVVYGLGAFLFFNGVFKRDRRSLMLSLVIAIFYGSMVVGIFPGKTGVSWESHLFGALAGIAMAWGFRKKDIQPRKRYQWEDEPEQEPQDESAPWNYRQNWPGSSNYYVPGESNPQDPFKE, from the coding sequence ATGGATCACCGGGAAGATCAGAAAAGGATTTTGCAGAGCTTGGCCTATTCGGCTGTGCTGCTGGTCTTGATGTGGCTGGTGCATGGCTTGATCTACATTCTGGAAATTGACAAAAGCAGCCTCGCCAACATCCCGGGACATGTCCGGGGACTGTTGGGCGTTTTGACTTCGCCGTGGGTGCACGATGACATCGCACACTTGGTGGGAAATTCGGGGCCTTTGTTTTTCTTCTTTGCTGCGAATCTCTATTACTACCCGAGCAGTGCTTGGAAGGCAATGGTGGGAATCTGGTTGCTCACGGGCATTTGGGTGTGGATCGCAGCGCCGACGGCCGCGATCATCGGCGCAAGCGGCGTGGTCTATGGCTTGGGAGCATTCCTCTTTTTCAACGGTGTCTTCAAACGTGATCGTCGCAGCCTGATGCTTTCCTTGGTGATCGCCATCTTCTACGGAAGCATGGTGGTCGGCATTTTCCCGGGGAAGACGGGCGTTTCATGGGAATCCCATCTTTTTGGTGCCCTCGCAGGAATTGCCATGGCTTGGGGATTCCGGAAAAAGGACATTCAGCCCCGCAAACGTTATCAGTGGGAAGATGAACCCGAGCAAGAACCGCAAGACGAATCCGCCCCTTGGAACTATCGCCAAAACTGGCCCGGATCGAGCAATTATTACGTTCCCGGAGAATCCAATCCGCAGGATCCGTTTAAGGAATAG
- a CDS encoding DUF4476 domain-containing protein has translation MKKIVLFSALILMAAVSVAQAPKPVSKLVTIAGQHGGGQGSSSSGGQGGGPQGGYQGGGHGTGHNGGGHGGYHHNSGQNMGPPAMCLADFRMAMEAVGRQTFDSDKLRVSNQVLRGHFMSSIQVRDMARLFTFESYRVDFVKAAYVKVVDQQNFYVVNDVFTFSSSIAEVVNYTNSVGFAGGGTWTSGHGGSNGGGHHNHAGPCSSACGGNGGGYGQNGYYGGGQAGGGAACGSGNGMTYSGGMNSVPVLPMCGMCSGYHEVSLVCEREFGNIAGAIDNRTFESDKILVAKQALRGKMVSSDQVRRFMDLFTFESTKLDFAKFAFRMTIDPQNYYIVNDGFTFSSSIRELDEFIRRG, from the coding sequence ATGAAAAAAATTGTACTCTTCTCTGCATTGATTCTGATGGCTGCTGTTTCTGTTGCCCAGGCACCAAAACCGGTTTCAAAATTGGTCACCATTGCCGGACAGCATGGCGGGGGCCAAGGTTCCAGTTCATCCGGCGGTCAAGGTGGCGGCCCGCAAGGAGGTTATCAAGGAGGTGGACACGGCACCGGCCACAATGGAGGCGGCCACGGAGGTTACCACCACAACAGTGGCCAAAATATGGGACCACCTGCGATGTGCCTCGCCGACTTTCGCATGGCCATGGAGGCAGTTGGTCGTCAAACTTTTGACAGCGACAAGTTGCGCGTCTCCAACCAAGTCTTGCGCGGCCATTTCATGAGCTCGATCCAGGTGCGCGACATGGCGCGGCTGTTTACCTTTGAAAGCTACCGCGTTGATTTTGTGAAGGCTGCCTACGTAAAGGTTGTCGATCAGCAGAACTTCTATGTTGTGAATGATGTCTTTACCTTCAGCTCGAGCATCGCCGAGGTGGTCAACTATACCAACAGTGTCGGCTTTGCCGGCGGCGGTACCTGGACCAGTGGCCATGGCGGAAGCAACGGCGGTGGACACCACAACCATGCCGGACCTTGCAGCAGCGCATGCGGTGGCAACGGTGGCGGATATGGCCAAAATGGATACTACGGTGGTGGCCAAGCTGGCGGCGGTGCTGCCTGCGGAAGCGGAAACGGCATGACCTATTCCGGCGGAATGAACTCCGTACCTGTGCTCCCGATGTGTGGCATGTGCAGCGGGTACCACGAAGTGAGCTTGGTCTGCGAACGCGAATTTGGCAACATTGCCGGCGCGATCGACAACCGCACCTTCGAATCCGATAAGATACTCGTGGCCAAGCAGGCATTGCGTGGCAAGATGGTAAGCTCCGATCAAGTGCGTCGCTTCATGGACCTCTTTACCTTCGAAAGCACCAAATTGGACTTTGCCAAGTTTGCCTTCCGCATGACCATCGACCCCCAGAACTACTACATTGTCAACGATGGATTCACCTTCAGCAGCAGCATTCGCGAGCTCGACGAATTCATCCGACGCGGTTAA
- a CDS encoding ankyrin repeat domain-containing protein → MNLLNATTLPSLQFLQVQKATEARSRPKNLAAFAAVMESVSLRKVVTRSALSMRMKHSLLFFLVLLMFGSVQAQSCDIWKAIRNAEPAQVQVCIDAKTDLSAQDAKGRTPLLAAVAADGGLVVPERQKKIVIALLAAGSDVNAVDAKGYSALHYTAYQGSFDLLTMLLDAKADVALENEAGETPLLLAARGPLMDDGRLQTITRLLAANADVKKVDAESRTALHFLCAHNARLESPEDADAMISQIAQLLVQKGADIKALDAAGNSPFSNAIQSGHLQTATWLLDKGATALATTLGSYTAIHIATEKGSLPMISRLLKAGLDINRTTGDKRQAEGFAYFFPKGSTPLDLALISAHEAKNADRQKEWKNLAAELKQRGGISRTFNEYVKGFSVLKGDSKPGSSKIR, encoded by the coding sequence ATGAATTTGCTGAATGCAACCACCTTGCCATCCCTACAATTCCTCCAAGTGCAAAAAGCCACCGAGGCAAGATCAAGGCCAAAGAACCTTGCAGCCTTCGCTGCCGTCATGGAATCCGTATCTTTGCGCAAGGTTGTAACCCGATCGGCTTTGTCCATGCGCATGAAACATTCGCTACTCTTTTTCCTCGTTCTCCTCATGTTTGGCTCTGTCCAAGCGCAGTCTTGTGACATCTGGAAAGCCATTCGAAATGCTGAACCCGCACAGGTTCAGGTTTGTATCGATGCCAAAACCGATTTGAGCGCGCAGGATGCCAAGGGCCGCACACCCTTGCTCGCAGCCGTTGCCGCCGACGGCGGATTGGTAGTCCCGGAACGACAAAAGAAAATCGTGATCGCCTTGCTCGCAGCAGGTTCGGATGTGAATGCCGTCGACGCCAAGGGTTATTCGGCTTTGCATTATACCGCCTACCAAGGCTCGTTTGACCTTTTGACCATGTTGCTCGATGCCAAGGCCGATGTCGCGCTTGAAAATGAAGCCGGCGAAACGCCCTTGTTGCTTGCCGCCCGCGGCCCGCTCATGGACGATGGCCGACTCCAAACGATCACACGCCTCCTTGCTGCAAATGCCGACGTAAAAAAGGTCGATGCCGAAAGCCGGACGGCCCTCCATTTTCTTTGTGCACACAATGCACGCTTGGAATCTCCCGAGGATGCCGATGCGATGATCAGCCAAATTGCGCAGCTATTAGTCCAAAAAGGTGCCGACATCAAGGCACTCGATGCGGCAGGCAACAGCCCTTTTTCCAACGCGATCCAAAGCGGCCATTTGCAGACTGCCACTTGGTTGCTCGACAAAGGCGCGACGGCGCTCGCCACAACGCTGGGCAGCTATACTGCCATCCACATCGCCACCGAAAAAGGCAGCCTGCCGATGATTTCCCGCCTATTGAAAGCTGGCCTCGACATCAACCGCACCACCGGAGATAAGCGCCAAGCTGAAGGCTTTGCCTACTTTTTCCCAAAAGGCTCCACGCCTTTGGACCTCGCGCTCATCTCCGCGCACGAGGCCAAAAACGCCGACCGCCAAAAGGAATGGAAAAACCTCGCTGCCGAATTGAAGCAACGCGGCGGCATTTCACGGACATTCAATGAATATGTGAAGGGGTTTTCCGTGCTCAAAGGCGACAGCAAGCCGGGGAGTTCGAAGATCAGGTAA
- a CDS encoding HYR domain-containing protein → MHPHRFVSVFLLIFCFLYQPTKACNLSDFALTSVTYDNNTQEFVISTLLHVGSGRTGNTYGADDATRTIAFGFYKACAPIVVNSYLPATLNAIFSGCNMPGTNLGPQGPPYNSQATVIYIDPGYYGNPLCTANPFGCISSTANCGNIVSAPYNLVWRTTSIPDSIRVFGVEGNGNPLAGCYPNPDMKIDFCSQGYCSANIWCPPNQVLAVGGTCTALLPSYAGGVGFSYNCLAPPQPTITQSPTAGTTLSGLGTTTTVTLTAQFSTMLSANCSFGVTLVDLIPPVVTCPANAMLQLGTNCQGPIPNYTQSNVTDNCSIDTVTQTPTAGTLLTAPGSTTITLTATDGSGNTSSCSFTLTATVPSILGTTTLSTSNPCVGDTVTMTATSGIGYLWSNGSTTASTIATTTGWYWVDVTLAQGCTARDSIFITFQPGPQPTLFQVGSQVCTGTFLSYQWFLNGVPIPGATGPCTPISSNGSYTVQVTDSTGCGGMGGPLILTGTENAVLGAFAVYPIPARDILHVQIFQPTSEAGMAMLYDLSGKMVRKWPIESSSTALSFSLQGLPEGTYLFELKARGMSGMKKVLKLQ, encoded by the coding sequence ATGCACCCACATCGTTTTGTGTCTGTTTTCTTGCTGATTTTCTGTTTCCTCTACCAACCCACTAAAGCCTGCAATCTCTCTGATTTCGCCTTGACCAGTGTGACTTATGACAACAATACCCAAGAATTTGTGATCAGCACCTTGCTGCATGTTGGCAGCGGGCGCACAGGAAACACCTATGGCGCAGATGATGCAACACGCACCATCGCATTTGGGTTTTACAAAGCCTGTGCACCGATTGTGGTGAATTCTTATTTGCCAGCCACTTTGAATGCCATTTTCTCCGGTTGCAACATGCCGGGAACCAATTTGGGTCCGCAGGGCCCTCCCTACAATTCGCAAGCAACCGTGATTTACATTGACCCGGGGTATTATGGAAATCCACTTTGCACTGCTAATCCGTTCGGATGTATTTCGTCGACCGCCAATTGCGGAAACATCGTTTCGGCGCCTTACAACCTCGTTTGGCGTACCACAAGTATCCCCGATTCCATCCGGGTGTTTGGAGTAGAAGGCAATGGGAACCCTCTTGCAGGTTGTTATCCCAACCCGGACATGAAGATCGATTTCTGCTCGCAAGGTTACTGCTCAGCCAATATTTGGTGTCCCCCCAATCAGGTTTTGGCCGTTGGGGGAACCTGTACAGCATTGCTACCCAGCTACGCTGGCGGCGTAGGATTTTCCTACAATTGCCTGGCACCACCGCAGCCAACGATTACGCAGTCACCCACCGCGGGAACTACGCTCAGTGGTCTGGGAACCACGACAACGGTGACATTGACGGCTCAGTTCAGCACGATGTTGTCTGCAAATTGTTCGTTTGGCGTCACCTTGGTGGACTTGATACCTCCCGTGGTCACTTGTCCAGCCAATGCCATGCTTCAGTTGGGCACCAACTGCCAAGGCCCAATCCCGAATTATACGCAGTCCAATGTCACCGACAACTGCAGCATTGACACAGTGACGCAAACACCGACCGCAGGCACCTTGCTCACGGCGCCAGGGTCAACGACGATTACTTTGACTGCAACCGACGGTTCGGGCAATACCAGCTCATGCAGTTTTACGCTAACTGCGACTGTTCCAAGCATTTTGGGTACCACCACTTTGAGCACCTCCAATCCTTGTGTGGGCGACACCGTGACAATGACAGCGACCTCGGGAATCGGCTACCTTTGGAGCAATGGGAGCACAACCGCCTCCACCATTGCCACAACCACGGGATGGTATTGGGTGGATGTGACCTTGGCCCAAGGTTGTACTGCAAGGGACTCGATCTTTATTACCTTCCAACCCGGACCTCAGCCTACGTTGTTTCAGGTTGGAAGCCAAGTTTGTACAGGCACGTTTCTCAGCTACCAATGGTTCCTGAATGGCGTTCCGATTCCCGGCGCAACCGGTCCTTGTACACCGATCAGCAGCAATGGCAGCTATACCGTTCAAGTCACCGACTCCACAGGCTGCGGCGGCATGGGTGGCCCGTTGATTTTGACGGGAACAGAGAATGCAGTTCTCGGTGCGTTTGCGGTGTATCCGATACCGGCAAGAGACATTTTGCACGTACAAATTTTCCAACCTACCAGCGAGGCAGGAATGGCAATGCTGTATGATTTGAGTGGAAAAATGGTGCGTAAATGGCCGATTGAGTCCAGCAGCACTGCATTGTCATTTTCTTTGCAGGGTCTTCCAGAGGGAACTTACCTTTTTGAATTAAAGGCCCGGGGAATGTCTGGAATGAAGAAGGTGCTGAAACTGCAATAA
- a CDS encoding response regulator transcription factor, producing the protein MLPQRIFPIFPPKVPQVSSPNPIKVALTDDHKLFRKGMIALLEDAEGMQVLFEAGNGIELLQKLSEGNLPDVILLDITMPEMDGIAALQRIRSEFPTVKVVMLTMNQDDAMILHLIELGANGYLLKESDPDEVEMAIRAVMETGFYFNDRVSRAMLSKIVKGDKFKPVFAGLVQLTDREVEILDHVCRGLTNPEIGDKLFISARTVEGHRQNIMEKMGVRNTAGMIIYAIKKGWVALDEIQ; encoded by the coding sequence ATGTTACCACAGCGGATTTTTCCTATCTTTCCTCCCAAAGTGCCACAAGTGTCAAGTCCCAACCCCATCAAAGTCGCTCTCACCGATGACCACAAGCTCTTTCGCAAGGGCATGATCGCCTTGCTCGAAGATGCCGAAGGCATGCAAGTGCTCTTTGAGGCAGGCAACGGCATCGAATTGCTCCAAAAACTCTCCGAAGGAAACCTGCCCGATGTCATCCTGCTCGACATTACCATGCCGGAGATGGATGGCATCGCCGCCCTCCAACGCATTCGCAGCGAATTTCCCACGGTCAAGGTCGTCATGCTCACGATGAACCAAGACGACGCGATGATCCTGCACCTGATCGAATTGGGCGCCAACGGGTACCTGCTCAAGGAATCCGATCCGGACGAGGTCGAAATGGCCATCCGCGCGGTCATGGAAACTGGATTTTATTTCAATGACCGCGTTTCACGTGCCATGCTCTCCAAGATCGTAAAAGGCGACAAGTTCAAGCCGGTGTTCGCTGGTTTGGTGCAACTGACCGACCGCGAAGTTGAAATCTTGGACCATGTCTGCCGTGGCCTCACCAATCCGGAAATCGGCGACAAACTTTTTATCTCCGCGCGCACTGTCGAAGGTCACCGCCAAAACATCATGGAAAAAATGGGCGTGCGCAACACGGCTGGCATGATCATCTACGCCATCAAAAAAGGCTGGGTGGCGCTGGATGAAATCCAATAA